GTTCGCTCACTTGCAGAAGCTGTCTTTCCGGTTCTTCGATAATCGCAAAACAGGTCATTTGATTGGTCATCTTACGAATGATCTGAACGATATCGGCGAGGTTGCTCACCATGGACCCGAAGATGTGTTCATTGCAGTGATGACATTAATCGGATCGTTCTGGCTGATGGCTAACATTAATCTTGAGCTTGCGCTGCTTACCTTTATCATTATCCCAATTATGGCTTGGGTTATTATCGTATTTGGTGGCCGTATGACGAAGACGTATCGAAGACTCTTCGGAGACGTCGGCAATTTCAATGCGCGCATTGAAGACAATGTTGGTGGCATGCGTGTTGTGCAATCATTCGCCAACGAAGAACACGAGAAAGAGCTTTTTGCTGTAGACAATCAGAATTTCCGTAAAACCAAGCTGCTTGCCTACAAAACGATGGCAAAAAGTATCTCGGTCAGTTATATGATGATGCGACTGGTTACGGTATTTGTCATGATCAGCGGGGCTTGGTTTTATATTGACGGCAGAATTAATATGGGTGATTTTATGGCCTTCCTGCTGCTGTCGAATATCTTCTTCCGTCCTATCGAGAAGATTAACGCAGTCATCGAAAGTTATCCAAAGGGCATCGCTGGTTTCAAGCGGTATCTGGAAATCATTGATACAGAACCTGAAATTGCTGATAACAAAAACGCCGTGGAATTCGAAAGTGTGAAGGGCGATATTCGTTTCGAGAACGTCTCGTTCGGATATGAATCGAGTCGGCGTATCTTGAATGATATCAGTCTGACTGTCCGACCTGGGGAAACCGTTGCATTTGTTGGCCCGTCAGGCGCAGGTAAGACAACCATTTGCAGCTTGCTTCCGCGATTCTATGAGGTAGAAGAGGGGCGAATCACTGTAGATGGTGTGGACATTCGGGATGTTAAGCTTCAATCGTTGCGTAAGCATATCGGGATCGTTCAACAGGATGTATTTTTGTTCTCGGGTACCATTAAGGAGAATATTGCTTATGGTGACCTGAGTGCAACGGACGAACAGATTTGGGATGCCGCTCGCCGTGCCTCATTGGAGGAATTGATTCTTACGTTGCCGGACGGCATGGATACGGTCATTGGCGAGCGTGGAGTCAAGCTATCCGGAGGACAGAAGCAACGGTTATCCATTGCTCGTATGTTCTTGAAAAATCCACCCATTCTTATTCTGGATGAGGCAACCTCTGCACTGGACACGGAAACGGAAGCACTTATTCAGCAATCACTCGCTGAATTGTCGGTGGGTAGAACGACACTTGTGATTGCACACCGATTGACAACGATTAAGAATGCGGATCGAATCATCGTAGTGAACACAGATGGCATCGCTGAACAGGGTAACCATGAGGAACTGGTCGCCGCTGGAGGTATATACAGCCGTCTTCATCAGGTGCAATATAGTCACTCTTAATCCATATAAAATGGACTATAGAATGTTTACACTGGCCACTCCGATGACAGAACAACCTTCCGATCATGTTATCCCCAGAAGGCCGCGCATATGCGCGGCTTTTTGGTTTGGATGACTAATGAAGTTATAAATGCTATGCAGAATATAATGTTGACAACGTCCACTAACCTGATTATTATAATGTTGACAATGTCCACTAAAAAGGAGGGTTTGACATCGACTCTCAGTACATAAATCCAGATATTCTGGCTGACATGCGACGTTTTAACCGTTTCTATACCAACATACTTGGTGTACTCGACAAGCATATTCTCGGAACAGGGTATTCCTTTGCTGAAGTACGGGTCATTATTGAGATTGGAATTCGGGGAGAGAGCATCGCGAACAATCTGGTGGATACACTGACCATTGATCGCAGTTACATGAGCCGAATTGTGAACAAGCTATCCAAGGAAGGTCTGCTGGTGAAAGTGAATTCTGCGGCTGACAGCCGGGTCAGTCTGATTCGTCTGACATCCAAGGGTGAGGAACTATATGCCCAATTGAATGATCGATCCGATCAACAGATCCTGAAATTAATGCAAGACCTCAATGAAGAAGAGATTCAAGAGGTATACACCTCCATGATGAACATACAAGAGAAGTTGAACAAGAAGGCAGGAGAGACAACACGATGATACGATTTGAATGTGACTATAACGAAGGTGCGCATGAACGCATTTTACAAAAACTGATGGATACCAACATGGAACAGACAAGCGGGTATGGCACGGATGAGCATTGCGAACGGGCGAGAATGCTTATTCGTCAGGCATGTGACAACGAGCAGGCTGATGTTCATTTCTTGGTTGGCGGTACACAGACGAATACAACAGTGATTGCCTCTATTTTGCGTCCATATCAAGGTGTGATTGCAGCGACATCGGGACACATTGCGGTTCATGAGACTGGAGCTATTGAAGCAACGGGTCATAAGGTACTCACGGTCCCAAGCGAGGACGGAAAGATCACGCCTGAACAGGTTAAGGCAGTCTATGATGCGCACATGAACGAGTCGTCACCGGAACATTGTGTGCAGCCAGGCATGGTCTACATATCTCAGCCAACGGAGAACGGAACGATGTACAGCAAGGCAGAATTGCAAGTATTGCACGCAGTCAGCAGAGCGTGTGGTCTTCCATTTTTCGTGGATGGAGCACGCCTTGGATATGCACTTGCCTCCCGAGATTGCGATATGACACTTGCTGATCTTGCGCGCTTGTGCGATGTATTTTACATCGGCGGAACCAAGATTGGGGCATTGATGGGTGAAGCGGTCGTTATCCTGAATGATGCGCTCAAACCAGATTTTCGTTATATGATCAAACAAAAAGGTGGCCTGCTTGCCAAAGGCAGATTGCTGGGGATTCAATTCGAAACCTTGTTCGAAGACGGCCTGTATCTTGAGATTTCCCATCATGCCGTGGATATGGCGTTGAGAATTCATGATTCACTCGAACAGCAGGGAGTACGCTTCCTGTATGACTCACCAACCAACCAGCAGTTTCCGATTCTGCCCAATCTTTTGCTTGAGAAATTACGGAATGATTATACCTTCTCCTTCTGGGAAAAGGTTGACGATACACACAGTGCGGTGCGCTTTTGTACCAGCTGGGCAACCCGGCAGGAGAATGTGGACGCACTGACTCGTGATATTGCTCAATTATTGCATGAAAAGATCCAGGTTCCGGTGCGCGTCGAAGCATTGGTTTAACTTTGCAAATGTTAATACTGAAAAAGGGCAACCCATCGGGGTTGTCCTTTTTCGTATGTTTTTCCTGAGATAAAGAGTACAGGAAGCCCAATGGGAAGGAATCGCCTTTTCCATTGCATCGTTATGATGGGAATGGCCTGAGAGTGAGAGGATCAGGCAAACAATTAAGACAATCGTTATATCGCTTGCAGCCCGTAATTCGGCATACTAAGAGTATGTTAACAGAGCTAAGCTATTAAAGTTTATTCGAAAAGTTGGGTGATTAAGATGATGAAGTGGTTATCAAACCATGTGAGGCAGATTTTAATTGACAGGCTCGAATCACAGATCAAGTTCGAAGAAAATTCCGTACATCGAGATATATACTTTACATGCTGGTTAGAGCTCGTTACCGAAAAGGTGGAGACATCATCCTCATACAGTACTAATTCTAGGAGTGTGTGAAGGGTGGATGATATGAAATTAGGGACCAGTGAGGGAAGGGTTAGACGTGCATTGAAGGACTTTGCCCGGCGGCTTTTTTAATATTCCAAGAAGTAAATTGACAGTTCTCTTATATTAAAGTTATCATAGATACATTAGATCCTTAATTAAGAAGGAGATTATATTCTATGAATAACGGACATTCATCCGGTCAAACGAACGAATCGTGGAGTGGTCATTCTGCTCCTTTTACAGCGTTACAGGAAACACCTATCTTATCCTTGCTCCAGCCGTCCCATGGAGAACGAATCCTTGATGTGGGTTGCGGTAATGGGGATCTGACAGCCAAAATTGCAGCCGCAGGAGCATTGACAACAGGCATTGATTTTTCAGAGGAGACGATTAGGCAAGCTAAACAGAAATATCCTGATATGAATATCCAAGTCGCTAATGCCTGTCATTATCGGTCTGAAGAATCGTTTGATGCGGTCTTCTCTCATGCCGTTCTGCATTGGATCAAGGATGCCCCAGCTGTAGTACAATCCATATCCTTAGCGCTTAAGACGGGCGGACGGTTCGTGGCTGAGTTTGCTGGAAGTGGTAACACGGCTATATTAATAACAGCGGTAAGGGAAGAACTGCATGCCCGTGGATACGAATGGGAAGGTCGGAATCCATGGTATCACCCTACCATTGGCGAATATGCTAATCTACTGGAGCAAAACGGATTTCGAGTTAGTCTGGTCCAGCATGTTGACCAATTTACCCCGTTCAAGCCAGGTGCCAGAAAGTGGTTGGACAGCTTCGCGGAGTATTTATTCAGGGGTATCACACCTGCGGAACAGGATGTTATTATGGAAGCTGTAGAGAAAAAAGTACAGCCACAACTGATGCAGGATGGACAATGGTATCTGGATAGAAGCCGACTGCGAGTGGTAGCTATTAAGGAATCGGGGAATGCGGTGTGAAAGTGGACAAACCCAAGCTTCAGGAGCAGTTGCTCGAACCGGAAACGATTGGTTTTCTCGAATCCAAAGTGGAGTACAAACACAAACTGATTGAGAACATGACATTGGATCAACAGGAAGCGAGTAAGGTGTCCTTTGAAAATGTTGTATTTAGACATGTGACGATCTCGGAGTCTGCCTTGGAACAATTTGAATTCACCGATGTCCGGTTCGAACACTGCGACTTCTCCAATGTCAATCTTTCTGGTGCCTTCATGCACCGGATCGAATGGCATAACTGCAAGTTTGTCGGAACTGATTTTTCCAATTCTCGCTTGCAAAATGTTAGTTTCCTTCATGGTCTAGGGGATTACAGCAATTTCCGTTTTGCCCATCTGAAACAAGTCTCCTTCTCGGAATGTACCTTGATTGGTGCGGACTTTGCCTATCTGGCTCTACAGAAAATGGAGTTCACTCAATGTAACATCGACCAAGCTTCCTTAACGGGGACCAAAATGAAGGATTTGGATCTTAGCGATTGCCAATTTGATTCCTTGGTGTTAACCATGGAAGATCTTAACGGTTGTGTGATCTCACCACATCAAGCCGCCACATTTGTAGGATTAATGGGTTTGATTATCAGATAAATGGCATGATCACATTAACGGGGTTGCCAAGATAGTAGAAGTGTGTATAATTGGAGACACATTAGAATAAAAACAGGTTTTCTAGGGTTCCGCGATGGTTGTGTCGGTCTGGTCCGAGAGAAAACCCGCAACCTGTTGGTTGTGCCACGGAGGGATAAAAGCCTGGGAGATGAACTGCGATATGCAGTTTGTTTCCCGGGCTTTTTTTATTTTTTACGCTAATGTACCCATACTAGGTGTAAAAAAATGAATCAAAGAAAGGGAGTTACAGGAATGAATAAAACGTGGATGTCGGTTGTGATTGCTGCGTTGTTTGAAGTGGGTTGGGTCATTGGATTAAAACATGCCAGCGGGATGCTGGAATGGAGCCTTACACTGGTTGCCATTATGATCAGTTTCAGCTTAATGATTGCAGCTTCGCGTACCTTGCCCGTGGGAACCGTATACGCAGTATTCGTTGGCCTGGGTACTGCTGGAACGGTACTTGCAGAGATTCTTTTGTTTAATGCACATGTCCAAACCGGAAAAATGATACTCATTGGTGTACTTTTACTCGGCGTCATTGGTCTTAAAATGCTAAGTAAAGAGAAGAATAAGGAGGTGCAGCTATAATGAACTGGGTATTTCTTATCTTGGCAGGCGTATTTGAGATGATCGGAGTGCTTATGATAAACAAGTTGCACAAAGACCGTAATTTCATTTCACTGGTATTATTGATAGCCGGGTTTGGATTAAGCTTCCTGTTCCTGTCCCTTGCGATGGAAACACTTCCGATGGGAACAGCATATGCCGTGTGGACGGGAATCGGCGCCTCCGGAGGTGCTATTCTTGGTATGGTGTTTTACGGAGAACCTCGAAATGCCCTAAGAATTTTGTTTATCGCTATGGTGCTCGGATCGGCAGTCGGTCTTAAATTGGTTAGTTAAATAAGTGGAATTAAAAAGATAATGTACAGATTACGTTTTTAATGGTATCCTTATACGTTACGTGTGAAATAAAAGATACGTCTTATTGATAGATGTGCGTAAATGAAGGAGACAACATGACATTTAACGACTTAAATATTATCCCCTCTATTATGGAAGGGTTAAGCAAAGCAAACTATACTAATCCTACCCCTATACAGGAACAGGCCATACCAGCTGTATTAGCTGGCAGAGATCTGCTGGGATGTGCACAGACAGGAACAGGCAAGACGGCAGCATTTTCGGTGCCGATCATTCAATTATTAAGCGAAAGATCCAAAGGACAAGGATCGAAGTCCGCACGACATATTCGCTCATTGATTTTAACACCTACACGAGAACTCGCTATTCAGATCGCGGATAACATCAAGGTATATAGTCGGTATACTGACATTCGTTGTACGGCTATCGTTGGTGGTGTTTCGCAAAAAGTGCAAGAGCGGGCGCTGAATCAAGGTGCAGATATTATTATCGCAACGCCGGGCAGATTGAACGATCTGATTAACCAGAGACGTATTGATCTGAAGATGGTTGAGATCCTCGTTCTGGATGAAGCAGACCGGATGTTGGACATGGGCTTTATTCATGATGTGAAAAGAATTATCGCCAAGATGCCGAACAAGAAGCAAACCCTGTTCTTCTCAGCTACCATGCCTCCTGAAATCACCAAAATGGTTAAAACCCTGCTGGTTGATCCAGTCAAAGTAGAAATCACACCCGTATCTTCTACAGTAGACCGCATTGAGCAGTCTATATACTTGCTGGAGAATGGCAAAAAGCAGCAAATGTTGAATCAGATTCTGGAGGATAAATCCATCGTCACGGCATTGGTGTTCACACGCACGAAGCGCGGGGCTGACCGGGTTACACGTGATTTGGCCAAAGTGAATGTTACGGCACAGGCCATTCATGGCAACAAGTCTCAGAACGAGCGTCAACGGGCACTGAACAATTTCAAGAGTGGGGCTACCCGAGTACTGGTGGCGACGGATATCGCGGCAAGAGGAATTGATGTGGAGGAACTGTCACATGTCATCAACTTTAACCTGCCTAACATTCCGGAAACGTATGTTCACCGAATTGGACGTACAGGTCGTGCAGGGAAAAGCGGGATGGCGATCTCATTCTGTGAGAAGGATGAACTTCCGTTCCTGAAGGATATCGAGAAAGTAATCAAGAAGACGATTCCTGAAGTGAAAGGTCATCCATATCCGATGACAGGTGTTCCTGTGTTTGAAAAAACGAACAAAGCACCGGGCAGTAAACCTGCCTTTAACAAATCAGCTGCGGGCAAACCTGCCAAATCCAAGGCTAACCCGGCACGCAAGCCCAAATCCGAGTGGTTTGCCAAGAGTGGCAAAACGACCGGTAGTCGTTCAAACGACGGTAGATCCAATGGCAGTCGATCAAACAGCAGTAGCAATAGATCGAACAGCAGTAGCAGTAAATCAAATAATGGCTCATTCAGCCGCAGCAGCAAAACAAGGAATGACAGAGCCAATTAAGACCTAAATAAACCCAGATAAAACCTTCTCCATTCTTATGGAGGAGGTTTTTATTAGGTGTAGAGAGCTTATTTACATACGAACTTACATTCGGTATCATTATATTGTCCACTGGTGAAAGGGAGGTACTGACTTGAAGGATACGATAATTAAATACAGTTTGAACAAGAAAGGTGCGATCAAGGATTATCCATTTGGACCTGATCCAGTCGTGATCAAGGTTGCAGGTAAGATGTTCGCGCTTATTTTTGAAAACAAAGAAAAGAACTGTCGCTTGAACTTAAAATGTGACCCGAATATTGCAGAGAATCTAAGAGAGCAGCATGAAGCGGTTCAACCAGGATATCATATGAACAAAAAACACTGGAATACCATTACGCTGGATGGTTCCATGTCAGATGAGGATGTCTACGTCATGATCGATCACTCTTATGATATGGTTATCCAATCCCTTCCGAAAAGGGTTCGGGAATCTCTGGTCGAATCGTGAGGCATTTCGTAGATATCAAGGCCAATGGTCTGCTCGCTAAGTAGATTGAATATTATATGGAAATGAAGACATACATGAGATCCGTGTGGGATCGTTACCTTCATGATCAACGCTGCATCCCTTGTCATCAATGCCTTGATCGGTATAGGCAAGTTAATCCTGGGGTTATATCTCCTTTCCGGATGGTTCATTACGAATGCTGTGTATTATCTGATTCTGTGTGTAGCCAAAGGACAGGTCCTTCATCAGTATAAAGTTGCCAAAGGAATAGCGTCTCCCCGAAACAGATATTCGTTGGAGCTTGCGGTGTATAAGCGTGGAGGTCTTTTGCTGTGTTTACTGGGTGTGTCTTATTCAATCGTCTGCCTGCGAATGTATCTGATTGGCGATGCCTTCATATATAGCGGCGGCATTGTATACATCGTAGCTGCAGTCGCTTTTACCAAACTGGCTTTTGCCATACAGGGTACCTGGGCTAACCGTCAACTCCATAACCCGATTATATCTACATTGAAAATGATTAACTTCACCGATGCCATGGTGTCCATTGTCGTGACTCAAGCGACACTGCTTACCATGCAAGCTTCACCTCTTGCATTAAAAACCAGTAGCCTGTTTGGCATGGGGTGCAGCGTTTTATTTTGTCTGATGGGGGTCTGGATGATGTTCCACAAGACAAATCAGTCCAGTATGGAGCAGGAGAATGGAAACGACGATAAGTAAGATAAAAGAGGAAGATTATCATCCAAGTCTGAGTCTGAGATTGCTGGAACTCATCGGTAATCATAATAAGGAGTGATATCTATGGATCAACAACAACAACTTGCCATGGTACAACAAATGCGTCAAAATGCCGTCGGTACAGATGCAGCTCTGCAACCCAGTTCCACGTATGCTGTCACCGTAGAAGAAGTCATGATTCCTACGACGAAAGGTGATACGCGTGTACTTGTGTATACTCCGGATCGGGATCATTCCGTACCTCTGCCGGTCTTCTTCAATATGCATGGGGGTGGTTTTATCCTCGGACAAGCAGAGATGGATGATCCATGGTGTCGTCTGATTGCTGATCGTGCTGATTGTGTGGTCATGAATATCGATTACCGTCTTGCACCAGAGCACAAATTTCCAACCGCAGTTCATGAATGTTACGACGTTGTTAAGTGGGTCCACGGCAATCCGGAATCCTTCTCGGTGAACCCGTCTCTATTCGCCATTGGTGGGCATAGTGCTGGGGGTAATCTTGCTGCAGCAGTGTGTTTACTGAATCAGCAACGTGGAAGCAAGCTGCCGATTGTACTCCAGGTTATCGATTATGCCGTATTGGATGTGGCTACAGATCCGGCCGAGAAACCGAGTTATGAAGAAGCCATTCCAGCCGATATCGCCAGAACGTTCAATGCCATGTACCTTAAAACGCCAGAAGATGCCCATGATCCATTAGCATCGCCTGTTCTTGCGACATCATTCCAGGGTCTTCCGGAAGCGTTGATCATTACCGCCGAGAATGATTCACTGGCCCAATAAGCAAGAACATATGCAGCAAGGCTGGAAGATAGCGGTGTGAAGGTGACTCTTAAAGAGTATGAGGGAGCTGCTCATGGATTTACGCACTTTGGCGATCTTCAGATGGCTGAGGATGCCTGGTACCGAATGAGTGACAAGATCAGAGAAGCATTTTCCAAATAAAGTACATCAAAATGACGTGTAGAAAGAACTAAGAAGTGGTTAGATATCATTTGAGCAAGTTGTTTAAAAAGTTACCTTGAAGTCGCCTAATGGCGGCTTTTTTTGGCTCAGTAATCTGATTGCTTCAATCGCTTGGTGAAACCAAGCTTCTGATCTTGCGGATGTGTTAATAAACTGGATAAGGAGCCTTCTTGAGATTATAACGATATCGTTAAGGGTAAGAGTTGTTAATTAGAGGAAATAATAACCGATACCAGGAGGTTTATGATGAACCAATATAACAGTCCATCCGATATCGCCATTCTGGGCATGGGAACGGCTCTACCTGCTTACCCCGTAGCACAGTCAGATATTGCAGAACTAATCGCTTCTTCTCTTCAGGATCGGCCAGATTTGGCCCGTTTTGCCAGGCGAATATTCAAGTCCTGTGGTGTTGAAACTCGATATACCGTAGAACCGAGCTATCTGGGTTCACTCCAAGAATGCCGTTATCTGCCCTCTGAGGGCAGATCAGACGTCCCTACAACCGAAGAAAGAATGAATACATACAAGCGAGAGGCGCTTCCGCTTGGGATCGAGGCGGCCGAGAAAGCCCTGAAGGATTCAGGCGTATCTCCCAAGAGCATCACGCATATTATCACGGTCAGCTGCACCGGTCAATATCTGCCAGGTCTTGATGTAATGCTCATCCGTCACTTGGGTCTGTCTGACCGTGTTAACCGACTGCCGCTGATCTTTCAGGGTTGTGCCGCAGGGTTGAAAGCCATTCAGATGGCACGAGATGTCGTGCAGGGTGCTGCGGGATCACAGGTACTTGTGGTCTGTGTAGAGTTGTGCACAATACATTTTCAGCCGGTGCAAGATCGGGAAGCGCTGTTTGCGGCTTCATTCTTCGGAGACGCTGCTTCTTCCTGTGTAGTGGGTACACCAGAACCTCAGCACAAGAATTATTTGAGCCTGGGTACGGGTTATTCTGTGCTTCTTCCGGATTCAACTGAAGATATGACTTGGGAGGTTGGGAACCTGGGGTATGACCTGTATCTATCACCTCGTATTCCGAAGCTGCTCGGTGTTCATCTGGAAGAGGAACTTCGTCTTTTATTGCAAAGTGAACAGCTTCCTGAACTGTGGGCCATTCATCCGGGAGGACGCGGGATTGTGGACACTGTGCAGAATGTAATGAAGCTGAGAGATGAACAAACGAAGTATAGCAGGGAGATCCTTAGAACGTATGGTAACCTGTCTTCCAACACGATCCTGTTTGTACTGAATGCGATGCGTGAGGACATGAAGGCGCAGGGTCAATCCTCCACAGATGGGGTAGCCATGGCATTTGGTCCGGGACTCACCGCAGAGTTGATGAAATTCACTTATGTACCCTCATTATCTTCAGTGATGGAGGACCACGAACATGTCTTTCTTTAGAACATTGTCTTTTCGGGCCAAGGAAGAGGAACTGATGGATGACTTCTCTATGGGAGGGGAGGAGCTGCGTGAAGCACTCAGACATCTGAGACGTCTTAACAAAATATTCGCAGCACCCGGCCCAACGCTGGCTGGTGTAGAGAAGTTATGGAAATCTGTCGGCAGGCCAAATAAACTGTCTCTTCTAGATGTGGGGGCAGGTTCAGGGGATGTGAACCAGAAACTGCTGCAATGGGCAGATCGCCAGGGCATTCAGTTGAAAATTACATTGGTTGATCTGACGGAAGAGGCGTGTGAGGAAGCAAGACAACTATTCCGTGACGAACCCCGAGTCCGGGTACAACGCGCCGATCTTACACAACTGCCGGATGCTTCCGCAGATATTGTGACAGGTTCCCAGTTTGTGCATCATTTTGACGGAGATCAGTTGGTTGATATGGTTTCTCATATGCTGCGAGCATCGAGATATGGTGTCGTCATTAATGATATTCACCGCCATCCGGTATCCTATAAAGCGGTCTGGATTACAACACGAATGATCTCGCGCAATCGGTACATTCGTCATGATGGGCCTCTTTCCGTAGCCAAAGGCTTTACAGGCAGGGATTGGAAGGAACTGAAACAACGGCTAAATCATGATACGATGACTTATGAATGGAAGCCTTTATTCCGTTACTCTGTTGTCATTCCCACGAAAGGCAGGTGATCTTACGTGTCGATATCGATAGATGTAATTGTCATCGGAGCCGGAATTGCCGGGAGTACGTGTGCGATGCAACTGGCAGGAAAAGGTCATCGGACCCTTTTGCTGGATCGCCAAGAGTTCCCTCGGCACAAAACCTGCGGTGAGTTCATGTCACCCGAAACCAAGGAGATGCTGGAGGTTCTGGACATTCACCTTCTGGACCAGACGAAGAAACCCAGCACTATGGATCATGCCAAAATCGTTATGCCACAAGGCGGAGTGATCGAAGCACCGCTGCCGGGATTCGCATATGGCATAAGTCGATATGAGCTGGACCAGATTTTG
The window above is part of the Paenibacillus sp. 1781tsa1 genome. Proteins encoded here:
- a CDS encoding SAM-dependent methyltransferase: MSFFRTLSFRAKEEELMDDFSMGGEELREALRHLRRLNKIFAAPGPTLAGVEKLWKSVGRPNKLSLLDVGAGSGDVNQKLLQWADRQGIQLKITLVDLTEEACEEARQLFRDEPRVRVQRADLTQLPDASADIVTGSQFVHHFDGDQLVDMVSHMLRASRYGVVINDIHRHPVSYKAVWITTRMISRNRYIRHDGPLSVAKGFTGRDWKELKQRLNHDTMTYEWKPLFRYSVVIPTKGR